The sequence CTGCAAGCTGGGTGGACAGTGCTACCATAAACGAATGATCCATGCCGGCGCCTGCACCATGCGCCAGCGTGAGGATGCAGGTGGCTTTGGCAGGCACCATGCTTTCGGCTGAAACTTTGCCAATTTCAGGCGATACCTGTATGGAGAATGCTTGTGTGCTCATAGTGATAACCGTAATTCAGTAATAGTATACTAAGTTAAACCACCGGCGGCACATAATTTATTTTTCCTTTCTTTCCAACCTTTACAGCTAATGATCCTCTTATTAACGTGGCCTCTGACCGGAAGTAAATATACTCCCCCTTATAAATTGAAATATGAAATATATGAAATGGACTATTATGATCCTGTTCGCTATCTGTTCTGTATCTAACCTCTTTGCTCAACCCACGAAATACCTGATAAAAGCAGGTAAATTTTTCGACAGCGAAAAAGGCGTGTTTACTACCAATATGGTGATCCTTGTGAATGGTCCGATGATCGATACTGTCAAAGTGGAAAAAGATCTCACCGCAGCCGATCGCAACAGTTATCCTCAGGTCATCGATCTTTCTGCTTACACAGTAATGCATGGCCTGATAGATTGCCATACGCACCTGCTCTATAAGGAGTTTGTTTATCCCAATCGCCGTACTGGCAGCCTTGACCTGTTAAGAGAGTTGGAGATGGATGGAGATGCCTACCGTGCATTGTATGGTGCTGCCAAAGCGAAAGCCTACCTGGAGAACGGGATCGTTTGGGTACAGGACCTGGGCAATTCCGGCAGCTTCGCGGATCTCGCCTTGCGTAAGGCGATTCGAAACGGGTTGGTAGCAGGTCCCGATATGAGTTGCTCCGGGCCGGGGCTGGCTACTGAAGGCGGTCAGTTGCCAGGTCTTATTTATAAGTATAGGGATATTGTTAGTGATGAATACCGCATTATAAAAGGAGTGGATGACGCTATCCAGGCGGTCAGGGAGCATCTGAACCAGGGTGTGGATGTCATTAAGATCTATTCAAACAACACTCCCAATGTTACGAAGATGCGCATAGAAGAGATCGCCGCTATTGCGAAGGAGGCACATCGTCACGGGCGTAAAGTGACCGCGCACGCCTCCGATAATGAATCCGTATGGAATGCCGTAACAGCAGGTGTGAACGGCATTGAACATGGTTATTCAATGGATGATAGCACGATGCAGTTGATGGCTTCCAAAAAGGTGAACTGGGTTGCCACCCTGGGCGATACGACAGGTTCCTGGAAATTTTCTTTGACCAGTTGGCCGGAGATGAGCGCGGCAGATCGTGCAAGGGGCATCTATAGACGCTTTAAGAGAGATTCAACGCTCTTGCAAAGGGGAATCAAAAACGGGCTGACCATCGTATGCGGCAGTGATGATTACCTCGACAATGGTAAGCCCCCTGGAGAAGCGACCAAGCATGTACTCATCGGCTATGTGGAAAAGGGCATGTCGATACCTGCCGCCTTACAAACAGCTACGGTGAATGCTACCCGCCATATAGGCATCAGGAATGCCACAGGGTCGATCAAACGGGGGCAGCCTGCTCATATCGTTGCTTTTGGCGGCAACCTCGATAAGGATATCCATGAACTGCTCAAGACTGCTTTTGTCATGAAATGGGGGAAGATATACATCAATATTTCAGACCCTCGTCTACCAGCAAATCGATAGGAAAGCTCAATTAGGTGGATCCGCGGGTGTATTGGAATTGTTATCCCGTTCAACGAACGGATAAGGCAGGTAATTCCGCTTACGTTCTGCCAGTGGGCGCTCCAGGCGCCGCTGGTCCTGCAGCCGCAATCCCGACATATAGAGTTCGATACTGCGGTTACGGTATATTTCGGTCAGCAAGGCTGCCTGCGTAATAGCACCGACATAGACAGGCTGATCAGCTCCTACGCCAAAGGGATCATCGGCTGGCTTTTTGGTCAGCACCTGGTTGAGGTATACGATGGCATTGGGCAGGTTGTTTTGCCGGGCGGACGCCTCGGCTTTGATCAGCATCATTTCACCGGGTAGATAAAGCGGCCATCCGGAGGCGGAGGCAGCCGCAAATCCATTAATACGGAATCGCTGCGCCGAAGTTGGATTGACGGTAATATAAAACGGTACGCGTTTATCCGTGAGGCTGGGCGCCAGCGCCGGTGGCAATCCCATCGTGGAATCGATCGGCTGGTACACGTTGTTGGTAGAAGTGGCTGTTTCCCAGATAGGGTTCAGCGTGATGGCGTCGAAATTAAAGGTTGATTTTATAGTGAGGTTTACTGCATTGGCTTCTGTGAGGGCAAGGGCATTGTTGCCCACATTCAAGGCGTACCTTGCTTTCAATGCGTGTAAGGTGTTTACGATATCTATGCCGGCCGGAATATTGGCCAGGAATTGGGCGCTCATGGGATTGGCAGCAATAACCACCAGGGCATTATCCAGTATGCCGATGGCTTTTGTAAAGGCTTCGGCGCTGGTAATGAAAGTAACATTGGCACCTATGGTATCCGGTACATGGTCCCAATTCATGGCCAGGTTGCCGATGGCCAGGGCTTTGAAGAGGCTGGCATAAGCGATCAGGCCGCTGGCATATCCTTTGTCGGCCAAAGCAGGTGCATTCCTAAGCACGTTGTTGGCATCGAAGATGATCTTATTACTGTTGATCCACAAGTTAGCCAGGATGGTATTGGTTCCATCAACGGCAGTGCCTCCCAGGAACAACTGGTACTCTGCGGTATTGCCCTGGTTAATGATGTTGAGTTGCCGGGTGACGAATCCGTCTGTTGTTATTTGGGTGTACAGCGAACTGGCACGCTGGAAAGTGTATACCCTTTGCAGCCCCACTGCTACGCCAGTCAAACCACGGGAAGTGGTCAAAGCATCGTCTACCGGTGCTTTGGATGGATCGGTATAGTTCTTTTTGCAGCCCACTGTCTGTATCAGCACCAGGGCCAGGAAAAAAACAGCGGATAGTTTTATATTGATCAATTTCATACAAATAAAATTTAAGTATTAGAACTTAGCAGCTACAGAAAGACTGAAAGTGCGTGGAATAGGAACGGTGCCAAAATCAACGCCGCGCAACACGGTACTTTGTCCGCCGGAATTCACTTCAGGATCATATCCCTTGTAATCATCCCAGGAGAACAGGTTGCGGCCACTGGCGCTGACCGTCAGGTCACTAAAGATTTTCAGTTTGCCGAAGCGGTAGCTCAATGAAATCTCCCGCAGCTTCACGAATGAACCATCATCCACACGCCATTCTTCTATCTGGTACACGCTGTTAATATAGCCGCGGGGCAACTGACCCAGGTGTTCCTGTTCGGCCACTTTACCATTGCCCACGCCCTGCCTTGTTCTGAAATCGGCATTCCATACATCCACACCCTGTACCGCATCGAACTGTACGCGCAGTCCGAACTTTTTATAGCTTACCTCATTGACCAGGGTAGCTGTGTAATCGGGATTGGGATCACCAATCACTTTCCGTAAAGGCGTGCCGGTGGGCAGGCCATTGGCATCACGCTGGGTGGTATAACCCAATGGACCATTTTGCGTGCCTCTTTCCAGTTGCGGAAATCCCGCTGCATTTTTGATCTGGCCGCCATTGGCATCGAGCGCGAAAAAAGTGCCATAGAAAACGCCAATGGGCTGTCCTTCCAGTATGGCTACGGGCGCGCCGGCAGTGGTGCTCAACAAGGTCAATGCCTGTCCTATTTCCAGCGCTTCATTCCGGTTGTGGTTGTAAATACCGGTTATATCCCAGCGCCAGTCTTTGTTTTTAACGGGTGTACCGGTAAGCACTACTTCGAAACCTTTGTTCTCCAGCGAACCGAGGTTGTCGAGGAAGCTGGCGTAGCCGTTGGTAGGCGCAATCACGCGACTGATGAGCAGGTCATTTACTTTTTTGATATAATAATTGAACTGCAGGCCGAGCCTGTTGTCAAAAAAGGAAAGGTCAGTACCCAGCTCTAACTCTTTTTGGCGCTCCGGCTTAATATCGGGATTGACCAGTTGGGCGTTGCTAAACAGGGCGATCCGGCTCAGGAAAGCAATGGTATTATAGGCGTTGAACCGTGCGTAGGGAGCAATGCCGGTGAGGTTGCCCGATTCGCCGTAGGCAATCCTCAGCTTGGCCAGGTTCCACCATTTTGCGATCGATAGCTTGTTCCACCACTCCGTTTCAGACAGCACATAACTGCCACTTCCTTTTATATACACCTGGTTGCGCTGGTCTTCTCCAAACACGGAGGAGCCATCCAAACGTACTGCGCCTGTTACAAACAATTGGTTGCGGTATTTAAAGTTCTGTTGCAGGTACACACCGGAAACAGACAATTCGGTGCGCTCATCGGAGCCGGGCAGCAGTGTGCTGGCCGCATTGACGGTTTCCACAAAAGGCGCCAGTCCCCTGCCATGCAAGAGCGTATAACCATTCTTTTCATATTGCATCGAATAGCCTGCCTGCGTAGTGCTGGCAATGTCATCGTTGATGTCGAACTGGTAGGTGCCGTTCAGCTCATGGTTGATCTGGAAGAAATTGTTGGTAGCGGCACTGGCATAACCATTCAGCGCCACCGACAGATCGGGGCCTCCGCCAAAGAAAGCCGTGCTTACGTTATAAGTATACGGCGGCATGGTGGTAGTGCCACGCTGTGCATAGTTGTCAATACCCAGTGTATAATCGACCGTCAACCCTTTTGCCGGTCTTAACTTTAACGAAGTGCTGGCTATAAGGCGGTTGGTTTCCTGCCGTTGTTTGAAGTCTTCCATGACCGATACAGGGTTCACGCGGCCGCGTTCACCTACTGCCTGTAGGTTGCCGAAGATATCGCGCTGCCAGATGTTGTGGAAGTTACCAATGATGGTAACGGCATTCATGGGAGAGAAAAAGGAGTTGCCATCCGGTTTTTCATTGGCGAGGCTGTTGATGTAATTTAGGCCCACACTCATGCTGGCCCATTTGGTGATTTCCTGGTCGAGGTTCAACCGGAAACTGAAGCGGCGGAAATCGGTATGATTAATAATACCCTGGTTGAAGAAATAAGAAGCGGAAGTATAATATTTGGTTTTATCCTTCCCTCCACTGACCGATACATTGTTATCGGTACCCAGCCCGGTGCGGAAGATATAGTCCTGGTAGTCATAACGGGTTACATTGGTTGTATTGGTGGGCAGGGCGGGAGGTGTACCTACTGCCGTGATGATGTCTTGCGTTAATGCACCGGGGCCATCGGTGGGTCCGCCAAACTTCACCGGCGCCTGGTTTACATCGAGCTTTTTGCGCAGCTCGCTGACCAAAATGCCGGTAGAAAAGCTCACCACCGGTGCGCCGGTACTGCCTCTTTTGGTAAAGATCTGTACCACACCGGCATTGGCCCTTGATCCATAAATGGCGGCAGCAGCAGCGCCGTTCAGCACTTCCACCCGTTCAATATCGGCCGGGTTGATGTCGGCCATACGGCTTTGGCCAACCGTACCTACAAATAAGTTACTGCCCGTATTATTAGTGGTGGTGTTGGGCGCATCGTAGGTGTTTTGGGTATTGGTGACGCGGTTGGTGGCATTGTTAACAATAACGCCATCTACAATGTACAAAGGCTCGGAAGAGCTGTTGACGGAACTGATACCGCGCAGCCGCACAGAGATGCCGCCGGCAGGATCGCCGGAGTTTTGGATGATCTGGGCGCCGGCAGTTTTACCCTGTAAAGCCGCCAGCACATTACTGGTAGCGCCTTTGTTGATGTCATCCGCTTTTAGCGTGCTGATGTAACTGCCCAGTTGCCGGCGGGTGGTACCTTGTGAGGTACCGGTTACGATCACTTCATCGAGGCCCAGTACATCTTCCACCATGGTTACCTGCTGGGTGTAGGTGGTGGCGTTACCGATCTGAAGCGTACGCTCCACGGCTTTAAATCCCACGCCCGAAAATTCCAGGGTATAACTCCCGGGTTTCAGGGGAGCCGTTACACTGAAGTTCCCGGCGGCATCGGTAGCCGTACCATAGGTGGTATTTTTAACCGATACTGAAATGCCGTTGAGGGCCTGGTCGTTAGGCCCGGTCACTTTACCGCTGATGGTAACCTGGGCCATTGCCAGCAGGGCGATGAGGTTACTGATCAGGAACAGGCCAATAACCCGTAAAGGCCGGCCATGCATTGATAAAGGTGCAGTCATAAACCTTTTTTTTGAATGAATAATAGCGGGTAGGGAGGCGGGGTTGGGAGTGGTTGGAAGAGTAGTATCATGCCGGTGTTACCGTATGTACACTTTAAATTACGTGAATCTATTTGATATTCAATATAAATACGGCAATTTCAAGGTACAAGACAAGACGGGTGCAAGATTTTGCAGGTTAGGTATTTGGTGGAGTTGTTTTTGGTGGTGATGCCTGCACAGGTGGGATGGTCTGTCAAAATTTACATGATATAGTAGGTTCTTGTATCAGGCTTCGTGGTAGCAGCCGCTTCTCCTAATAGCTGCCTGATATCTCTTTCTACAGTCATCGCGATCTCCGTAATGGGTACATCGCTGGGCCTGTTTCTGAAGGGATCCTGCAGGTGATAGGCGACCTTTTCAATGAGAAAGAAACCAGCGGAGATCAGGAGCAGCAGTGGTGCTACTAAACGGTTATCGATGTCTTTCAGGGAAATGGCCAGGGTGACGACAAAGAGGTAAATGATGAAATGAAGGACCAATCGATAAGAAGACGGGAAAATTGTGCTGTTAATCCTTTCCACGCTTCCCATCGAATCGGTGAGGCGGATAATAGTTTCCTGCAGATGGATATGCGCATGTACGTCAAGTATTTTGCGCAGGCGGAGTTCCTGCAGGTCCCTGGAGGTAGTTTGCAATAAGAAAAGCGGCTGGTTGTTTTGCTTAGCCGCTTCTGCCAGTTCGGCGACGGGAAGCAGGTGTCCGATATTTTGCAGGGTATCGAGCTTGCGTAATGATCTTCCCAGTATATACCCCCACGCTATTTGCCGGTAGCCGATCTGCTTTATTGCCTGGGCCTGTCCGGCTCCCATAAAAGTTTGTAACTGGATGATCAGGCTCCTGGAATCATTCAGGATACCTCCCCATATTCTTCTTGCCTCCCACCACCTGTCGTACGACTGGTTCATCTTAAACGAAAGAAGTACCGATATAGAAGTACCTAAAAATGCCGGAATAGCCAGTGGCATGACCGGTAGAGCACTCATAAATTCAATGGCTCCAAAATGAGTGGCCAATCCGACGCATAAAACTATTATCAACTCATATTTGATGATGCCGAATGAATATTTAATGGGAATACTTGATTCGAGTAACATAGATTTAATTCATGTAATGTAGTCCTATTTGCCGGATACCCTCCATTTATCAGGCAAAAGTGTGAATCATGTGATTTAATCCCGGAATCATATAACCCTCTTTTGGGCAAATTGTATCACCTTTGGCCAGGTATCACATTATTCATTTGCCCGGCGTGATATGTCTAAAGTAACTTTTAATAACAGCAACCGCCTGTTTTATCAGGCCGTTAAAAAGTCAGTGGATGCCTACTTTCAAAGCAACCGGCTCAGAAAAACCGGCAACTGGAAGCTGTATATGAAAGCATTCATACTAATACCGGTTGCCATGGGCCTGTATGGCTACCTGCTATTGGGGCACTATCACTGGCTGGCCGGCATCCTCCTGGCGGCCCTGTTGGGATTGTCGCTGGTATGCATCGCTTTCAATGTAATGCATGATGCCTGCCATGGCAGCTATTCCCGCAAAAAATGGGTGAATGAGCTCATGGGCCTTAGCATGAATGTTTTAGGCAGCAACGCTTTTATATGGAAGATCAAGCACAACATCATCCACCACACCTATACCAATATCGATGGCATCGATGATGACCTGGCCAACAGTTCCCTGTTAAGGATGTGCAACACCCAGCAATGGAAACCCATCCACCGGTTCCAGTTCATTTACATGTATCTCCTATATGCCATCAGCACGCTTGCCTGGATGTGGGGTACGGATTTTGTAAAATATTTCTCCAGGAAGATCCATCATACACCGATCAACCAAATTGATCTCCATCAGCATATCGTTTTCTGGACCAGCAAATTGTTGTACCTGTTCTTTTATGTGGCGGTGCCTATATATTTCATCGGGTGGCAATCATGGCTGGCCGGTTTCCTGGTTATCCATGTGGTAATGGGTCTTAGTTTATCCATCGTATTTCAACTTGCGCATGTAGTAGAAAAAACAACCTTTGAAGTCATTGCGGAAAAGCCCAAAGTGATAGCGTCGGAATGGGCTATCCACGAAGTAAGTACCACGGCTGACTTTGCTCCCAAAAACAAAGTGATCAGCTGGCTGGTGGGTGGGTTGAACTTTCAGATAGAACATCACCTCTTCCCACAGATCAGCCATGTGCATTATCCGGCATTGAGTAAAATAGTCCGGCAGCAATGTGAGCTGTTTGGACTGCCCTACAATTTCTACCCCACCATGAGGCAAGCCATCTACTCGCATGTACGCCTCATGAAACAATTGGGGCGTTCTCATGCCCCCTGATGGATGCCACTCGTTTTTTATTGTTTTAAAGGAGGTTAAAAAATAACAACTGCTCAGCTCCCGCCAGAGCAGTTGTTCGCTCATCATGGCTGTTATAAGATGTAGGTATTTAACAGACTGCAAAATTCATCCCTTCTTCCTTCGTAACCACTTTGAATGGTCGTTAAGATCATTTAAAAGGGCCAGGATAGAAATCCAGCCCGTTTTTTAATCCAATATCCTATGAAAAACCGATCTAAAGGTAGATGGTTGATTGATAGCGGTTGTTATTGAATGACATATTTCTTTTATATAATTCACACATGGTCTCCCTGGCAGCCGGTTAACGGGCAGCATTACCTGATACCGCTGTTCACAATTGCCGGCTGGTCAATCGCCTGGTCATTTACCAGGCGATTGTTTTTTTGGGGGCTGGTTTCAAAAATCCGAGCGTGATGGACGGCTAAAGGCTAAAAAACGGCACCCCCGGTATTGCATACTTCTTCATACCCGCTTCGTTGAAGCTGAACCTGGAATTATGGGTATGCCGGTGGGTTTTAGCCGATGGAGGGAGATGGCAGAAGAGGCGGGGAAGACTGGTAGTGAGTGGGGGAAGGGGTATGGCAGGTAGCTGCCTGGTACCTATGGGGGTACTATGTGATGAGGATCTGGTATTGAGGAGGGTCTCGGTAAAGTCTCGATAAGGTCTCGACAATGTCTCGAAAAGGTCTCGATAAGGGTGGCAATCCAGGTGGGAATTTTTACCGTAAGTATTGGTAGGGGCGAGCGCCCTGTATGTAAACTTTATTCATAATCAATTAATTCCAATTTTTATGGCAAAATCAACATCCCGTCTCTTCAAGTTCCAGGGAACTATTGAAGACCTTACCTTCGTGAACAGCAAGCGCTACAAGCCGCATGTCCGCGCCCGCAAGAACTCCAAAAAACCTTTCGTGATGACGGCCGCTTTGGCCGAAAGCAAGAACCGCCTGCAGGAATGTAATAATTACCTGCAGCCTGTATTCCAGGCTTTGCGTACCGAAGTGTATCATGGCTCCCTTTGGTCGCGACTGGTAAAAGCACTTTTTGCCAGGTTAAAAGCCGGCGGGCCGTTGGGCCTGACCTGCCTGCAAGGCTTTGACTGTAATTTACAACATAAGCTGTCGGAATTGTTCACCCGCGGTTATGATTTTTCTGCAACCCAAGAACAAAACCAATTGCGTGTACGGGTGTTGTTACGCCAGCATCCGGCCGTCAATGACGATCTGCCGCGGACGGGTTACCAGGTGCGCCTGGTGGCTATCTTCCCGGATGCAGAAAACGGCGCCACGCATAAGGAAGTGGTGTTGGGTCCGCTGACGAAATATGACGCCGCGTTGGAAGCGGTGGAACTAATGGTGCCCCTGCCGTCGGCTGAAGCGCCCGGTATGTTGTTGCTGGGCATGACGACGCACCTGCAGGGGTTGGGCGCCTGGGAGGTCATGAGTGATTCGGGGATGAAGGTGATGTGGGTGCAGTGAGGGTGAATAGATTGAATTGTTAGAATTTTCTAACGACAATGACACCAAGGATAATAAGGATTATTCCCAGCAAACGCCATGCATTAAAAGAGTGTTGTTCTGCTACCAATACATTGTAATGATCCAGTAGAACAGCGATAATAACCTGTCCTGCTACTACAAGGCCGAAAGTGAGTGCCATGCCAATCCGGGGTAATGCCAGCATGGTCGCTGTTATGTAAACGGCCCCGGTAAGACCGCCCCCTAACCAATAGTAAAGGGGTGTGGACCTTAGCCCAGCCCAGGAAACAGAGTCTTTTGTAAATGGCAGGTATAATGCAACCGCAAATGCCCCGACGATGAAGGAAAACAATGAGGCGAATAACGGACTGTCAATTGACTTTCCAAACCGGGCGTTCAATCCCGCCTGCAGGGGCAACAAGGCGCCAGCGATAAAAACGATGATGAACCATACTGCTTTCATGAGCTAATTTTAAGGATTAATACAGTAGTCCTTGATCAATGAAAAAGCCCTTTCATTACTTGCATATACCAGCTCACGGGGCTTTTTGTAAATAAGACTACCTTACATTTCTTTCATTTGCTTTTTTACTTTTCCTTTTGCGGTCACCTTTCTGTCAAGAAAATCCCTGATCGTTGCCCCGATCTCGTCGCCGAAACTTTCGAGAGCGAAATGTCCTGTAGGATACAAGTGAAATTCAAGGTTCTTTACGTCCTTCTTAAATGCCTCGGCACCAATACCTGGAAAAATGTAATCATCCTTACCATACACGATCAACATCTCCGGATTTTTCGTGCGCAGGTATTCCTGCCATTTGGGGTATTGTTTTACGTTATTCCGGTAATCATAAAACATCGCGATCTGGATGTCGTCATTTTCAGGGCGCTGCAGGTGCCGGAGGTCTATTTCCCAGTTGTCTGGGGATACAAGGCTCGCATCCGGAACATTGTGTGTGTATTGCCATTTCAATCCGTCGGGATTATGAAAAGCCTGGCAGGCTCTGATAGCATCCTTGTCGTTCCTGTCTTTCCAAAGCGCCTTGATGGGATCCCAGAACGTTTCCAATCCTTCTTCATAACAACATCCGTTCTGTACAATAATGGTCTCAATCTTGTCTGGATATTTTGAAGCCAGTGTCCAGCCAATGGGAGCGCCGTAATCCATCAGGTAAAGGCTGAACTTTTCAATATTCAAGTGGTTCAGCAATCCTTCGATGAGCCTGGCGTAGTTTGCGAAACTGTATTCGAAATCGGCCATAGGGGGTTGTTCACTTCTGCCATAACCGGGGTAATCGGGCGCGATCAAATGGTATTTGTCCGATAAGTCGTTGATCAGGTTACGGTACATGTGTGAGG comes from Paraflavitalea devenefica and encodes:
- a CDS encoding amidohydrolase family protein → MKWTIMILFAICSVSNLFAQPTKYLIKAGKFFDSEKGVFTTNMVILVNGPMIDTVKVEKDLTAADRNSYPQVIDLSAYTVMHGLIDCHTHLLYKEFVYPNRRTGSLDLLRELEMDGDAYRALYGAAKAKAYLENGIVWVQDLGNSGSFADLALRKAIRNGLVAGPDMSCSGPGLATEGGQLPGLIYKYRDIVSDEYRIIKGVDDAIQAVREHLNQGVDVIKIYSNNTPNVTKMRIEEIAAIAKEAHRHGRKVTAHASDNESVWNAVTAGVNGIEHGYSMDDSTMQLMASKKVNWVATLGDTTGSWKFSLTSWPEMSAADRARGIYRRFKRDSTLLQRGIKNGLTIVCGSDDYLDNGKPPGEATKHVLIGYVEKGMSIPAALQTATVNATRHIGIRNATGSIKRGQPAHIVAFGGNLDKDIHELLKTAFVMKWGKIYINISDPRLPANR
- a CDS encoding RagB/SusD family nutrient uptake outer membrane protein, producing the protein MKLINIKLSAVFFLALVLIQTVGCKKNYTDPSKAPVDDALTTSRGLTGVAVGLQRVYTFQRASSLYTQITTDGFVTRQLNIINQGNTAEYQLFLGGTAVDGTNTILANLWINSNKIIFDANNVLRNAPALADKGYASGLIAYASLFKALAIGNLAMNWDHVPDTIGANVTFITSAEAFTKAIGILDNALVVIAANPMSAQFLANIPAGIDIVNTLHALKARYALNVGNNALALTEANAVNLTIKSTFNFDAITLNPIWETATSTNNVYQPIDSTMGLPPALAPSLTDKRVPFYITVNPTSAQRFRINGFAAASASGWPLYLPGEMMLIKAEASARQNNLPNAIVYLNQVLTKKPADDPFGVGADQPVYVGAITQAALLTEIYRNRSIELYMSGLRLQDQRRLERPLAERKRNYLPYPFVERDNNSNTPADPPN
- a CDS encoding SusC/RagA family TonB-linked outer membrane protein; protein product: MTAPLSMHGRPLRVIGLFLISNLIALLAMAQVTISGKVTGPNDQALNGISVSVKNTTYGTATDAAGNFSVTAPLKPGSYTLEFSGVGFKAVERTLQIGNATTYTQQVTMVEDVLGLDEVIVTGTSQGTTRRQLGSYISTLKADDINKGATSNVLAALQGKTAGAQIIQNSGDPAGGISVRLRGISSVNSSSEPLYIVDGVIVNNATNRVTNTQNTYDAPNTTTNNTGSNLFVGTVGQSRMADINPADIERVEVLNGAAAAAIYGSRANAGVVQIFTKRGSTGAPVVSFSTGILVSELRKKLDVNQAPVKFGGPTDGPGALTQDIITAVGTPPALPTNTTNVTRYDYQDYIFRTGLGTDNNVSVSGGKDKTKYYTSASYFFNQGIINHTDFRRFSFRLNLDQEITKWASMSVGLNYINSLANEKPDGNSFFSPMNAVTIIGNFHNIWQRDIFGNLQAVGERGRVNPVSVMEDFKQRQETNRLIASTSLKLRPAKGLTVDYTLGIDNYAQRGTTTMPPYTYNVSTAFFGGGPDLSVALNGYASAATNNFFQINHELNGTYQFDINDDIASTTQAGYSMQYEKNGYTLLHGRGLAPFVETVNAASTLLPGSDERTELSVSGVYLQQNFKYRNQLFVTGAVRLDGSSVFGEDQRNQVYIKGSGSYVLSETEWWNKLSIAKWWNLAKLRIAYGESGNLTGIAPYARFNAYNTIAFLSRIALFSNAQLVNPDIKPERQKELELGTDLSFFDNRLGLQFNYYIKKVNDLLISRVIAPTNGYASFLDNLGSLENKGFEVVLTGTPVKNKDWRWDITGIYNHNRNEALEIGQALTLLSTTAGAPVAILEGQPIGVFYGTFFALDANGGQIKNAAGFPQLERGTQNGPLGYTTQRDANGLPTGTPLRKVIGDPNPDYTATLVNEVSYKKFGLRVQFDAVQGVDVWNADFRTRQGVGNGKVAEQEHLGQLPRGYINSVYQIEEWRVDDGSFVKLREISLSYRFGKLKIFSDLTVSASGRNLFSWDDYKGYDPEVNSGGQSTVLRGVDFGTVPIPRTFSLSVAAKF
- a CDS encoding bestrophin family protein, producing the protein MLLESSIPIKYSFGIIKYELIIVLCVGLATHFGAIEFMSALPVMPLAIPAFLGTSISVLLSFKMNQSYDRWWEARRIWGGILNDSRSLIIQLQTFMGAGQAQAIKQIGYRQIAWGYILGRSLRKLDTLQNIGHLLPVAELAEAAKQNNQPLFLLQTTSRDLQELRLRKILDVHAHIHLQETIIRLTDSMGSVERINSTIFPSSYRLVLHFIIYLFVVTLAISLKDIDNRLVAPLLLLISAGFFLIEKVAYHLQDPFRNRPSDVPITEIAMTVERDIRQLLGEAAATTKPDTRTYYIM
- a CDS encoding fatty acid desaturase family protein — its product is MSKVTFNNSNRLFYQAVKKSVDAYFQSNRLRKTGNWKLYMKAFILIPVAMGLYGYLLLGHYHWLAGILLAALLGLSLVCIAFNVMHDACHGSYSRKKWVNELMGLSMNVLGSNAFIWKIKHNIIHHTYTNIDGIDDDLANSSLLRMCNTQQWKPIHRFQFIYMYLLYAISTLAWMWGTDFVKYFSRKIHHTPINQIDLHQHIVFWTSKLLYLFFYVAVPIYFIGWQSWLAGFLVIHVVMGLSLSIVFQLAHVVEKTTFEVIAEKPKVIASEWAIHEVSTTADFAPKNKVISWLVGGLNFQIEHHLFPQISHVHYPALSKIVRQQCELFGLPYNFYPTMRQAIYSHVRLMKQLGRSHAP
- a CDS encoding DMT family transporter, with amino-acid sequence MKAVWFIIVFIAGALLPLQAGLNARFGKSIDSPLFASLFSFIVGAFAVALYLPFTKDSVSWAGLRSTPLYYWLGGGLTGAVYITATMLALPRIGMALTFGLVVAGQVIIAVLLDHYNVLVAEQHSFNAWRLLGIILIILGVIVVRKF
- a CDS encoding alpha/beta fold hydrolase → MKNETHYHFAKISGVDIFYREAGPADAPVLVLLHGYPTSSHMYRNLINDLSDKYHLIAPDYPGYGRSEQPPMADFEYSFANYARLIEGLLNHLNIEKFSLYLMDYGAPIGWTLASKYPDKIETIIVQNGCCYEEGLETFWDPIKALWKDRNDKDAIRACQAFHNPDGLKWQYTHNVPDASLVSPDNWEIDLRHLQRPENDDIQIAMFYDYRNNVKQYPKWQEYLRTKNPEMLIVYGKDDYIFPGIGAEAFKKDVKNLEFHLYPTGHFALESFGDEIGATIRDFLDRKVTAKGKVKKQMKEM